In Anopheles gambiae chromosome 2, idAnoGambNW_F1_1, whole genome shotgun sequence, a single window of DNA contains:
- the LOC1281372 gene encoding DNA-directed RNA polymerase II subunit RPB7 isoform X2 — protein sequence MFYHISLEHEILLHPRYFGPQLIETVKQKLYTEVEGTCTGKYGFVIAVTTIDDIGSGTIQPGQGFVVYPVKYKAIVFRPFKGEVLDATVKQVNKVGMFAEIGPLSCFISHHSIPADMQFCPNGAPPCYRAINGESVIAAEDKIRLKIVGTRVDATGIFAIGTLMDDYLGLVGS from the exons ATGTTTTATCAC ATATCCTTGGAGCATGAAATCCTGCTGCACCCACGGTACTTCGGGCCGCAGCTAATCGAAACGGTCAAGCAAAAGCTGTACACCGAGGTCGAGGGTACGTGTACCGGCAAGTACGGGTTTGTGATTGCCGTCACCACTATCGACGATATCGGATCCGGCACGATACAGCCGGGCCAGGGCTTTGTGGTGTACCCGGTCAAGTACAAGGCGATCGTGTTCCGGCCGTTCAAGGGCGAGGTGCTGGATGCGACCGTCAAGCAGGTGAACAAGGTGGGCATGTTTGCGGAGATTGGCCCACTGTCCTGCTTCATCTCGCACCACTCGATCCCGGCCGACATGCAGTTCTGCCCGAACGGGGCCCCGCCGTGCTATCGGGCGATAAATGGTGAGAGCGTAATTGCGGCCGAGGACAAGATACGGCTCAAGATCGTCGGAACGCGTGTCGATGCCACCGGTATT TTTGCGATCGGCACGTTGATGGACGATTATCTCGGACTGGTGGGCAGTTAA
- the LOC1281371 gene encoding large ribosomal subunit protein eL32, with protein sequence MAVRPAYKPKIVKKRTKKFIRHQSDRYDKLAPNWRRPKGIDNRVRRRFKGQYLMPNIGYGSKKSTRHMLPTGFKKFLVHNVRELEVLMMQNRVYCAEIAHAVSSKKRKAIVERAKQLAIAVTNPNARLRAQEME encoded by the exons ATGGCCGTGCGACCAGCGTATAAGCCGAAGATTgtgaagaagcggacgaagaAGTTCATCCGCCACCAGTCGGATCGCTATGATAAACTCGCT CCCAACTGGCGCCGGCCGAAAGGTATTGACAATCGGGTGCGCCGTCGCTTCAAGGGACAGTACCTGATGCCGAACATCGGTTACGGTTCGAAGAAGTCCACCCGCCATATGCTGCCGACCGGATTCAAGAAGTTCCTGGTCCACAACGTCCGCGAGCTGGAGGTGCTGATGATGCAGAACCGTGTGTACTGTGCCGAGATCGCGCACGCCGTGTCGTCCAAGAAGCGCAAGGCTATCGTCGAGCGTGCCAAGCAGCTCGCCATTGCCGTGACGAACCCGAACGCCCGGCTGCGCGCCCAGGAGATGGAGTAA
- the LOC1281367 gene encoding small G protein signaling modulator 3 homolog, translating into MSFFSSRDHEGYVGREEHMRKLETANSEDDTDMVELALGGLHIAEGVRPTAGGPFSALTPSMWPQDILAKLGQPDPDEPPNHQPDYRFDEFGFRVEEEDGPEQSSNKLLSIPFIEDPAQRLQWIAHLEFSHNKEATELTWESVDVVLPRTEKLRSMVRAGIPHSLRPQMWMRLSGALQKKLKSETSYQDIVKASSNDQLMTSKQIEKDLLRIMPTNACFSSLNGTGVPRLRRILRGIAWLYPDIGYCQGTGVIAASLLLLLEEEDAFWMMATIVEDLLPASYYSSTLLGIQADQRVMQTLIGNYLSAVDDTLKSHDIELSLITLHWFLTLFASVVHMKILLRIWDWFFYDGSIVLFQLTLGLLKIKEPSVKNLENSAQIFNSLSDLPGDIDDVEHLFAVSLEVGGSLSPMVIETHRRRHLAYLMADQGGLVGNPEAAANLPKQQLARRQMKKSKSMLQTILFGSGAEGEDELKCKNIRTTEQLVDLREAILKVARHFLAIEPKLAAHIKLVADYGMDSHAKDHENYINVSRTRSRRAKALHDFERHDDDELGFRKNDIITIVSQKDEHCWVGELNGLRGWFPAKFVELLDERSKQYSCAGDDAISETVTDLVRGTLAPTIKQVLEHGMKRPSFLGGPCHPWLFIEEAATREVEKDFESVYSRLVLCKTYRLDEDGKVLTPEELLYRCVQSVNQSHDAAHAQMDVKLRSLICLGLNEQVLHLWLEALCSCTEIVQKWYQPWSFVYSPGWVQIKCELRLLSQFAFNLNPNWELPAKREAVQSQPLKDGVRDMLVKHHLFSWDL; encoded by the exons ATGTCGTTTTTCAGTTCACGCGACCATGAAGGCTACGTTGGCAGAGAGGAACATATG CGAAAGCTCGAGACGGCCAACTCGGAAGACGACACCGACATGGTGGAGCTGGCCCTCGGAGGACTTCACATCGCGGAAGGCGTTCGCCCTACCGCGGGTGGTCCATTTTCCGCCCTCACGCCCTCGATGTGGCCGCAGGACATACTGGCGAAGCTGGGCCAACCGGATCCGGACGAACCGCCGAACCACCAGCCCGACTATCGGTTCGACGAGTTCGGGTTCCGGGTGGAGGAAGAGGATGGTCCGGAGCAGAGCTCGAACAAGCTGCTGAGCATACCGTTCATCGAAGATCCGGCCCAGCGGCTGCAGTGGATTGCCCATCTGGAGTTTTCGCACAACAAGGAAGCGACCGAGCTGACGTGGGAAAGCGTAGACGTGGTGCTGCCCCGCACGGAAAAGCTCCGCTCGATGGTGCGCGCCGGCATTCCGCACTCGCTGCGTCCCCAGATGTGGATGCGGCTGTCCGGGGCGCTGCAGAAGAAGCTCAAGTCCGAAACGAGCTACCAGGATATCGTGAAAGCCTCCTCGAACGATCAGCTCATGACGTCGAAGCAGATCGAGAAGGATCTGCTGCGCATCATGCCCACGAACGCGTGCTTCAGCTCGCTCAACGGGACCGGTGTGCCGCGGTTGCGCCGCATTCTGCGCGGCATCGCCTGGCTCTATCCGGACATCGGTTACTGCCAGGGGACGGGCGTCATTGCcgcctcgctgctgctgctgctcgaggaAGAGGATGCCTTCTGGATGATGGCCACGATCGTGGAAGACCTGCTGCCCGCGTCCTACTACTCCTCCACGCTGCTCGGCATCCAGGCCGACCAGCGCGTCATGCAGACGCTGATCGGGAACTATCTGTCGGCGGTGGACGACACGCTGAAAAGCCACGACATCGAGCTGTCGCTCATTACGCTGCACTGGTTTCTGACGCTGTTCGCGAGCGTCGTGCACATGAAGATACTGCTGCGCATCTGGGACTGGTTCTTTTACGACGGCTCGATCGTGCTGTTCCAGCTGACGCTGGGCCTGCTGAAGATCAAAGAACCGAGCGTGAAAAATTTGGAAAATTCGGCCCAAATCTTCAACTCGCTGTCCGACCTGCCGGGCGACATCGACGACGTGGAGCATCTGTTTGCGGTGTCGCTCGAGGTCGGTGGCTCGCTGTCGCCGATGGTGATTGAAACGCACCGCCGGCGCCATCTCGCCTACCTGATGGCGGACCAGGGCGGGCTGGTGGGCAATCCGGAGGCGGCAGCGAACCTGCCCAAGCAGCAGCTCGCCCGCCGCCAGATGAAAAAGTCCAAATCCATGCTGCAGACGATCCTGTTCGGCAGCGGGGCCGAAGGGGAGGACGAGCTGAAGTGCAAAAACATACGCACGACCGAGCAGCTGGTGGATTTGCGCGAAGCGATCCTGAAGGTGGCCCGCCACTTTCTCGCCATCGAGCCGAAGCTGGCGGCACACATCAAGCTCGTCGCGGACTACGGCATGGACAGTCACGCGAAGGACCACGAGAACTACATCAACGTGTCGCGGACGCGCAGCCGGCGGGCGAAGGCGCTGCACGACTTCGAGcggcacgacgacgacgagctgGGCTTCCGGAAGAACGACATCATCACGATCGTGAGCCAGAAGGACGAGCACTGCTGGGTGGGTGAGCTGAACGGGCTGCGCGGCTGGTTTCCGGCCAAGTTCGTGGAGCTGCTGGACGAGCGGAGCAAGCAGTACAGCTGCGCCGGGGACGACGCAATCTCGGAGACGGTGACGGATCTGGTGCGCGGTACGCTGGCCCCCACGATCAAGCAGGTGCTGGAGCATGGCATGAAGCGGCCCTCGTTCCTCGGCGGCCCGTGCCACCCGTGGCTGTTCATCGAGGAGGCGGCGACGCGCGAGGTCGAGAAGGACTTTGAGTCGGTGTACTCGCGCCTGGTGCTGTGCAAAACGTACCGGCTGGATGAGGACGGGAAGGTGCTGACGCCCGAGGAGCTGCTGTACCGCTGCGTGCAGTCGGTCAACCAGAGCCACGATGCAGCCCACGCACAGATGGACGTGAAGCTGCGGTCGCTGATCTGTCTCGGGCTGAACGAGCAGGTGCTGCACCTGTGGCTGGAGGCGCTCTGCAGCTGCACCGAGATCGTGCAGAAGTGGTACCAGCCGTGGAGCTTCGTCTACTCGCCCGGCTGGGTGCAGATCAAGTGCGAGCTGCGGCTGCTGTCGCAGTTTGCCTTCAACCTGAACCCGAACTGGGAGCTGCCGGCGAAGCGGGAAGCCGTCCAAAGCCAACCGCTCAAGGACGGTGTGCGCGATATGCTGGTGAAGCATCATCTCTTCTCGTGGGATCTCTAA
- the LOC1281372 gene encoding DNA-directed RNA polymerase II subunit RPB7 isoform X1 → MFYHISLEHEILLHPRYFGPQLIETVKQKLYTEVEGTCTGKYGFVIAVTTIDDIGSGTIQPGQGFVVYPVKYKAIVFRPFKGEVLDATVKQVNKVGMFAEIGPLSCFISHHSIPADMQFCPNGAPPCYRAINGESVIAAEDKIRLKIVGTRVDATGIVSIGVKCNGPFVVRVGRLIVFLFVFSLRSAR, encoded by the exons ATGTTTTATCAC ATATCCTTGGAGCATGAAATCCTGCTGCACCCACGGTACTTCGGGCCGCAGCTAATCGAAACGGTCAAGCAAAAGCTGTACACCGAGGTCGAGGGTACGTGTACCGGCAAGTACGGGTTTGTGATTGCCGTCACCACTATCGACGATATCGGATCCGGCACGATACAGCCGGGCCAGGGCTTTGTGGTGTACCCGGTCAAGTACAAGGCGATCGTGTTCCGGCCGTTCAAGGGCGAGGTGCTGGATGCGACCGTCAAGCAGGTGAACAAGGTGGGCATGTTTGCGGAGATTGGCCCACTGTCCTGCTTCATCTCGCACCACTCGATCCCGGCCGACATGCAGTTCTGCCCGAACGGGGCCCCGCCGTGCTATCGGGCGATAAATGGTGAGAGCGTAATTGCGGCCGAGGACAAGATACGGCTCAAGATCGTCGGAACGCGTGTCGATGCCACCGGTATTGTGAGTATTGGGGTGAAGTGCAATGGACCCTTTGTGGTGAGGGTTGGGAGATTAATTGTGTTCTTGTTCGTTTTCAGTTTGCGATCGGCACGTTGA